The window GTCAAGTCAATCCGATACCGCTTCTTCGACATACGGGCCCCATGAATCGGCCCGCGACACGGCGAGAACCGATTGGCTGCGGGGGACGCAGTGCTTAGCATGACAACACTTCCGCCTTTGGTCGATACAAGGGACTAGCAGGCTGCGGAAGAACTCCGGACCGAGCCGGGTGCGTGGAGTTTCGGTCCAATCGAGGCGCGGAAGCGCAGCTGGGGCGAGCCCCAGCAAGCTTTCGCAACGAAGAGTGGGCCGAAAAGACGCGTGCCAGGCGACGGGAGGGGTTTTTCCGCAGCCTGCTAGTGAACTCGCGGGGTTTGCCCGGCATGGGGAGGCGCCCTAGCCTCTAAGGGTCGATGAACGCGTCGCCCCCAAAGACCCTTCGGTCCCGGTTTCCAGCACTCTGGTCGAACCGGCCCCCTTGCGATGCCGTTTTTCGTGCGTTGGCCGCTTGCGTAGGATGAACTACGCGCCCTGGCCCATGGAGGTCCCGTGGACGCATTGTCGTTGGTGATCGTGATCGTGGTATGTCTGTTGCTCTCGGCGTTCTTCTCCGGCAGCGAGACCGCGCTGCTGAGGCTTGCGCCTCATGACCTGGATGAGGAAGTGAAGGCCTTGCGAGGCCCGGCCGCCCTGGCCGCGAGGGATCTCCTGGATCACACGTCTCGCCTCCTCGTCACCATTCTTCTCGGCAACAACATGGTCAACATCCTGGCCGCCAGTGCCGCCTCCGTGTTGGCGATCCACGCCCTCGGAGAGGGAACGGGGATTCTCGTCTCCACGGTCGTCATGACGATGCTGGTGCTGGTCTTCTGCGAGGTCCTGCCGAAAGCGGCGGCCGCCAGCCACCCGCGAAGGATCGGGTTTGCCGTGGCTCTTCCGATCTACGTGCTGCATCAAGTGCTGCGGCCCGTGCACGTCGTCTTCGATCGTCTCGTGGAGCCTGTGGTCCGGCGCGTCGGCGGGCAACAAGAAGGAAGCGATACCGCCGCGGCGACCGAGGCCGTCTTGCGGATCGCGCGCGCCAACGCGAACGGCAAGCCCGAAGGGACGCCGCTGGCGATCATCGGTGCCACGGCGGGTGCCGCCAACATGACGGTGGAAGAGATCATGGTGCCCCGTACCGAGATCATCGCTTTCCCTGTCTCGATCCCGCCTGTGGAATTGCTCGAAAGCGTGCTCGAGGAGCGATACACGCGGGTTCCGATCTACACGGGAGACATCGACGACGTGGCTGGCATGGTGCACCTGAAAGATCTGATCGAGTTGGTGCGCCAGGGCGGAACGGACGTCGCAAATATCCTGAAGCCGGTGCTTCGCGTGCCGGAACGAAAACCGATCCTGAGGCTGCTCCAGGAGATGCAGCGCAGTTTCATGCACATGGCACTCGTGAAGGATGAATTCGGCGTGACACTCGGCCTTTGCACGGCGGAGGACATCCTCGAGGAGATCGTCGGAGAGATTCGCGACGAGTTCGATCGGGAGGAGCTTCAGACGATCCGGGAGGTCGGCGGCGAAGCCTTCGAGGCGCTGGGACGGGTGAAAGTGCTCGATTT is drawn from bacterium and contains these coding sequences:
- a CDS encoding HlyC/CorC family transporter, whose protein sequence is MDALSLVIVIVVCLLLSAFFSGSETALLRLAPHDLDEEVKALRGPAALAARDLLDHTSRLLVTILLGNNMVNILAASAASVLAIHALGEGTGILVSTVVMTMLVLVFCEVLPKAAAASHPRRIGFAVALPIYVLHQVLRPVHVVFDRLVEPVVRRVGGQQEGSDTAAATEAVLRIARANANGKPEGTPLAIIGATAGAANMTVEEIMVPRTEIIAFPVSIPPVELLESVLEERYTRVPIYTGDIDDVAGMVHLKDLIELVRQGGTDVANILKPVLRVPERKPILRLLQEMQRSFMHMALVKDEFGVTLGLCTAEDILEEIVGEIRDEFDREELQTIREVGGEAFEALGRVKVLDFNRETGWDVPAERGDSLGGLVFNTLGHAPKQGDRADLEGFTVTVVGVSGSRITRVRVARGSPREATG